From one Candidatus Binatia bacterium genomic stretch:
- a CDS encoding alpha-L-fucosidase: MSEHGLCPTLRSLRQHRLPTWYDDTKFGIFIHWSVSSVIGWALRLRCLHTERVIHDDLRTRFLLRDVAHAFADRSLAASDRQGLWASGTYSFRFSIGYLGVPSA; this comes from the coding sequence ATGAGCGAGCACGGCCTGTGCCCGACCCTGCGCAGCTTGCGCCAACATCGCCTGCCAACCTGGTACGACGACACCAAGTTCGGCATCTTCATCCACTGGAGCGTGTCGTCGGTGATCGGCTGGGCGCTGCGCCTTCGCTGTTTGCACACCGAGCGGGTGATTCATGACGACCTTCGCACCAGATTCTTGCTCCGGGACGTAGCCCATGCCTTCGCAGACCGTTCTCTTGCAGCCAGCGATCGGCAGGGGCTCTGGGCGTCAGGCACCTACTCCTTTAGGTTCTCCATCGGATATCTCGGCGTGCCCTCGGCGTAG